The Streptomyces sp. NBC_01142 genomic interval CACCCGGTCCACCACCCGGACCTGCTCGCCACGGCTCAGCGCCGAGGTCAGCTCGACGGTCCCGGCGGGCAGCGACAGCACCTCGCGATCGAGCACCACGCGGTACGCCACCCCGCGCGTCGCCGCCTTCTCCTCCGCCTCGTCGTTGTCCATCGCGGTCACCGCGATCGGCTTGCCGGTGACCAGGGCGCAGACCTCGGACGTCGCCCCCAGCTGCAGCTGCAGGAAACGGTGCGCGACGGCCCGCGCGCCCGTCACCACCTCGACCAGATCGTGCACGGCAAGCTCGGCGGCCTCCGCCCGGTACTCCTCCGCGAGCAGCGCCGCCGCCAGCTCCGCCTGCTTCAGCTCATGACGCTGCTGCGTCAGCAGCGCGCCCAGTGCCACGCCGGGCGGGGCCGCCACCCAGCGTCCGGTGCCGGCCGAGGACTGCGCGGCAAGACCCTGCTGCTCCAGCCGCCGCAGCGTGCGTTCCGTGTCCGTCTCGGGCAGGGCGAGCCGGTGCGCCAGATCCGTGACCTCCGCCGCTCCGAGCGCGACGAGCGCGCGGTACGCCGACTCCTGCCTCTCGTCGAGACCTATTGCTCCCAGCACCTGGCCCCACCCCTCCCCGGACGTGCGCATCATCTTTCGGCCGTTGTGGCGGAAACGGGCCACGGCGTAAACCCGCCTCGCGACATCATCCCTTCATCACCCCTCCCTCGGTCAACGTGGCGCCACCGCAGCATCAACCGCCCCCGGCACCAGTGCATTTCGCGCCTTGGTGACTTTTTCGGGATGCCTCGTTTTCGTACGGCCCGTGCGGTGGACAATAAGGGCATGAGTCAGCAGGGGGAGAGGCCCTCCACCGAGGACGAATGGTGGAACCGGCTGTACGACGAGTCAGCCCCGGACACGGGTCCCGCCGTGACGGCGGGCGACACGCTCGACGACCGTTTCGACTCGGC includes:
- a CDS encoding helix-turn-helix domain-containing protein codes for the protein MLGAIGLDERQESAYRALVALGAAEVTDLAHRLALPETDTERTLRRLEQQGLAAQSSAGTGRWVAAPPGVALGALLTQQRHELKQAELAAALLAEEYRAEAAELAVHDLVEVVTGARAVAHRFLQLQLGATSEVCALVTGKPIAVTAMDNDEAEEKAATRGVAYRVVLDREVLSLPAGTVELTSALSRGEQVRVVDRVPTKLVVADRTLAMVPLTGRGAEPAALVVHASGLLESLMGLFEAVWREAMPLRLGARGGISEEAAPGPDVTDLDILSLLLAGMTDACVAKQLDLGLRTVQRRVKGLMELTGVTTRLQLGWQAYAKGWVTRDLRE